The Nitrospirota bacterium genome includes the window TGCGGAGGCCCGCTATAATCTCGGCAACACGCTCGGGAAAGAGGGACGCTTTGCGGAGGCAGAGGAGGAACTGCTCGCCGCGATCCGTCTTGCCCCGGATTATTTCAAGGCGCACCTGACCCTGGGTGAGATCTACTCAAGGATTGGCCGTGTGGAGGAAGCGCTGAGCGAACTCGAAACCGCGAAAAGCCTGCGTCCTCTCGATCCCGCCGTGGACTTCAACCGGGCGGAAGTGTACGACCGGCAAGGCAGGTTTGCGGAAGCCGTCAGTGCATACCATGAGTCCCTCAAGAAAGATCCTGATTACCGGCAGGCACACAACAACTTGGGCGCCCTCTATGGGAAGCTCGGGCGTTATCAGGAGGCCATGGGGGAATTTCAGGCGGTGATCCGCATTGATCCCGGCGATGCCGGCGCCCATTATAATCTTGGCGTGATCTACGGAAAGCTCGGCCTCGCCGAGGAGAGCAGGGAGGAATTCCGCGCATTCGAGGCGTTGCGTGCTTCCCGCCCGGGGGCCGCGATTGCGCCGTAAATGTCGGGGCGCCTCTGCCGGAGGGGCCGATCGGGGTCCCGGGGATGGACGGGCCATCGCGGGAAATCTCATGGTTAACCCTCAGAGGGGGAAGTCGTCAAGGGACAAGCATGCCGGCAGATTTTTGGTCTCCCTGGCCGCAATCCTTGTCCTCTTGTTTGCCGGAGCGACGCGGGCGCGCAACCGGTTGTGGAGCGATGATCTCGCGTTGTGGCAAGGCGTTGCGGCAAAAAGCCCGGGCAAGGTCCGCCCCCACTACGGCCTCGCGCGCGCTTACCACACTCGCGGGCGCCTTGACGAGGCGATCCGGGAATACCAGGCAGCGCTCAGCATCGACCCCCTGTACGATAAGGCACTCAACAACCTCGGCAGCATTTACGGAAAGCAGGACCGCTTCGACGAGGCCATCGGGCTGTTTCAGGCTGTGCTTGCGAGGACGCCGGATGACGCCACGGCGCATGCCAACCTCGGGTCCGTGTACGTGAAGCAGGGGCGGTTCAACGAGGCTGTCAAGGAATTCCGACAGGCCCTGAGCGCCGACGCCGACAGCACGGCGGCGCATTACGGCCTGGGTAACGCGTACCAGGAACAAGGACGCATCGAAGATGCTGTGCGCGAGTACCAAACGGTGATCCAGATCGATCCCTCTCACGCTGACGCGCTCATCAATCTGGGCATGCTGTACGGAAGCAGGGGATGGTGGACAGA containing:
- a CDS encoding tetratricopeptide repeat protein, encoding MVNPQRGKSSRDKHAGRFLVSLAAILVLLFAGATRARNRLWSDDLALWQGVAAKSPGKVRPHYGLARAYHTRGRLDEAIREYQAALSIDPLYDKALNNLGSIYGKQDRFDEAIGLFQAVLARTPDDATAHANLGSVYVKQGRFNEAVKEFRQALSADADSTAAHYGLGNAYQEQGRIEDAVREYQTVIQIDPSHADALINLGMLYGSRGWWTEAVRSLQAAIRSRPDAYEAYNNLGIVYAQQRNYDAAIDLFQQALIYSPQNAAIHYNIGIAYQNEGRSDDALREFQAALRLDPGHEGARRGLERLSRGGAGGPGH
- a CDS encoding tetratricopeptide repeat protein; the encoded protein is MIGSLWLQPQRVPLIPMKAQFWRRTGSNGIPDDRPVSKVRTSLPGLSSAKRAGTAMATALALGIVAVLATAALLRNTVWHTRLDLWQNVVAKSPEKARPRNNLGSSLYTGGRYEDAIREFRIALRISPNYAEARYNLGNTLGKEGRFAEAEEELLAAIRLAPDYFKAHLTLGEIYSRIGRVEEALSELETAKSLRPLDPAVDFNRAEVYDRQGRFAEAVSAYHESLKKDPDYRQAHNNLGALYGKLGRYQEAMGEFQAVIRIDPGDAGAHYNLGVIYGKLGLAEESREEFRAFEALRASRPGAAIAP